A genomic region of Choristoneura fumiferana chromosome 17, NRCan_CFum_1, whole genome shotgun sequence contains the following coding sequences:
- the LOC141437110 gene encoding uncharacterized protein: MAAKKCHRWLDEEVIAFLKLYKNMECLWNTRLRDHKDRNKRERAYEMIKAKLGLDDLTVLDIKNKIRGIRTTYSDELNKIVSSMKCGESDVYKPKVFWFNIADSFLRGVTKHGLGAMFRKKEEASFAADESLQHQDTEEDLDFSDNANLIELPPLLPERHSPENNALNPVLVSKEEDEYDLFGRSMAMQLRKMPELTALELMQKMQLMVLNSRKQLSNKKIKMKQRITKPVHAPSTSNTNSKRTRSPSPDVSSQSTPSPCYKFEVMSPTERDPTSAIGDETDRSFTYVTTIEHADNFPVNHEIREDCTGNVPIGIHRETKRKLTCSIDPLEVKQSRLSNTSFKN; encoded by the exons ATGGCGGCAAAAAAGTGTCATAGATGGCTCGATGAAGAAGTAATTGCGTTCTTAAAGCTATACAAAAACATGGAGTGCTTATGGAATACTAGGTTACGAGACCATAAAGATAGAAACAAAAGGGAAAGAGCTTATGAGATGATCAAGGCCAAACTGGGTTTAGATGATTTGACGGTACTTGATATCAAAAACAAGATACGGGGTATCCGTACAACGTACAGTGATGAGTTGAACAAGATTGTAAGCTCAATGAAATGTGGGGAAAGTGATGTGTATAAACCTAAAGTGTTTTGGTTTAATATAGCCGACTCATTTCTGAGAGGAGTGACGAAACATGGCTTAGGCGCGATGTTTAGG AAGAAAGAAGAGGCATCATTTGCTGCCGACGAGTCCCTTCAACATCAAGACACAGAAGAAGACCTAGACTTTAGCGACAATGCCAATCTCATCGAACTCCCCCCACTGCTTCCAGAAAGACATAGCCCAGAAAACAATGCCCTGAATCCAGTACTTGTTAGCAAAGAAGAAGACGAATACGATCTCTTTGGTCGTTCTATGGCTATGCAACTCAGAAAAATGCCGGAGTTGACAGCTCTAGAGCTAATGCAGAAAATGCAACTGATGGTGTTGAATTCAAGAAAACAGTTGAGcaacaaaaagattaaaatgaAACAGAGGATAACTAAACCTGTTCACGCACCTTCCACTAGTAACACAAACTCGAAAAGAACTCGCAGCCCTTCGCCAGATGTATCGTCGCAGTCTACTCCATCTCCTTGTTATAAATTTGAAGTCATGAGTCCAACTGAGAGGGATCCCACTTCTGCTATAGGCGACGAAACAGATAGAAGCTTCACTTATGTAACTACTATAGAACATGCTGACAATTTTCCTGTTAATCATGAAATTCGAGAAGACTGTACAGGCAACGTACCGATTGGAATCCATAGAGAAACGAAGAGAAAGCTTACGTGCTCTATTGATCCATTAGAAGTTAAACAAAGTAGGCTATCAAATACTAGCTTTAAGAATTAA